One segment of Anastrepha obliqua isolate idAnaObli1 chromosome 3, idAnaObli1_1.0, whole genome shotgun sequence DNA contains the following:
- the LOC129241419 gene encoding protein bric-a-brac 2-like, with protein MIESGHPWMGGASTSSVTADSYQYQLQSMWQKCWNTNQQNLVQQLRFRERGPLKSWRPEAMAEAIFSVLKEGLSLSQAARKYDIPYPTFVLYANRVHNMLGPSLDGGADPRPKARGRPQRILLGMWPEELIRSVIKAVVFRDYREIKEDMGHVYANGQMQAASSFGVAGNAAVAAAAANGYHNAAKLAAQNAALAPPDSPSPLSTMTETLRRQIMSQQQQSPISQTMNMYKSPAYLQRSEIEDQVSAANAKQHAEARRSSDSMPDLSTLGGLMGIPGLNVMPTQAASRVSQLHQSGANYARERERERERERERERDLKEAMQARQYGNQSRGSIGAVSGGGSSSQKMPATAAAVADPAATYAHYKNKEHATNYAFNKRFAETLPPGIDFEAIANGLLQKTVNKSPRFEDFFPSEFFGNAESGASAGAAYPPTRESPLMKIKLEHQANAEVPHED; from the exons ATGATTGAAAGCGGACATCCCTGGATGGGTGGGGCATCAACCTCTTCAGTAACAG CAGACAGTTATCAATATCAACTGCAATCAATGTGGCAAAAATGTTGGAATACTAATCAACAAAATTTGGTACAACAATTGCGCTTTCGTGAACGTGGCCCGTTAAAGTCTTGGCGTCCCGAAGCAATGGCCGAAGCTATATTTAGTGTGTTGAAGGAGGGTCTTTCGCTATCACAGGCCGCACGCAAATATGATATTCCCTATCCCACTTTTGTGCTATATGCAAATCGTGTGCATAACATGTTGGGCCCATCGTTGGATGGTGGTGCCGATCCACGTCCAAAAGCGCGCGGACGTCCACAACGTATTTTGTTGGGCATGTGGCCGGAGGAACTGATACGCTCGGTTATAAAAGCGGTTGTGTTTAGGGATTATCGCGAGATTAAAGAGGATATGGGGCATGTGTATGCCAATGGACAAATGCAAGCG GCTTCCTCATTTGGTGTAGCTGGTAATGCTGCTGTCGCAGCCGCTGCGGCTAATGGCTATCATAATGCCGCCAAACTCGCCGCACAGAATGCTGCCCTTGCGCCACCCGATTCGCCCAGTCCACTCTCCACCATGACCGAAACATTGCGCCGCCAAATAATGTCACAGCAGCAGCAATCACCCATCTCGCAGACGATGAATATGTACAAATCGCCGGCATATTTGCAACGTTCCGAGATCGAAGATCAAGTATCGGCTGCGAATGCTAAGCAGCATGCGGAAGCGCGCCGCAGCTCAGATAGCATGCCTGATTTGAGCACACTGGGTGGATTGATGGGTATACCCGGGTTGAATGTGATGCCCACACAAGCAGCCTCACGTGTTAGTCAACTGCATCAGAGTGGTGCTAACTATGCCCGAGAGCGTGAACGTGAACGAGAACGTGAGCGCGAGCGAGAACGTGATCTAAAAGAAGCCATGCAAGCGCGTCAATATGGCAATCAGTCGCGTGGGTCTATCGGCGCAGTAAGTGGTGGAGGTAGTAGTAGTCAAAAGATGCCAGCCACTGCAGCTGCGGTCGCTGATCCGGCTGCCACCTATGCGCACTACAAGAATAAAGAGCATGCGACCAACTATGCATTTAATAAGCGGTTTGCCGAAACGCTGCCGCCTGGCATAGATTTCGAGGCGATCGCCAATGGATTGCTGCAAAAGACGGTAAATAAGAGTCCGCGTTTCGAAGATTTCTTCCCTAGTGAATTTTTTGGCAATGCCGAAAGTGGTGCCAGCGCTGGAGCGGCATATCCACCGACACGCGAATCGCCGCTAATGAAAATCAAGCTGGAGCATCAGGCGAATGCTGAAGTACCGCATGAGgattaa